Genomic window (Clostridia bacterium):
AAGCGAGCGACGCCTCCGCGTTCGTTCAGGCGAGCAACGCCCTGAGCGCGGCGTACGCGGCGATCCGCGACTACGCGAGCGGCCGCGAGCAGTTGGAGGCCGCCCTTGCGGCGGCGGAGGACGCCACCGTCTCCGCGGAGGACCGTGCCAAGGTGCACCTGAACCTGGCCCTCACCCTGTACCAGACGGGCTACCTCGACGGCGCACTGGCCGCGGCTCTCGAAGCGTGGGAGACGTGCGGCCTCGGGGCGACGCTCACGCTCGCCGCCCAGGTGCAGGTCTCGCTCTCCGGCATCCACATCGCGCGGGAGGATTGGGAGGCGGCGGACCGCGCGGCCCGCGCGGCGTGCGCGCTGGCCGACCTGACCCACGCCACGCGCCTGCGCTCCCGGGCCCTCCACAACCTCGCGATGGTCCTCCTCCAGAACGGCCGGCCGGAGGACGCCGAAGACGCCCTCGTCGAGGCCATCCGGCTGGCGAACGCCGAGGGCCAGGTCGCGGACGTGGCCTCCCACCTGACGGAGCTCGCGCACGTGAAGCTGCGCGGCGGGGAGCCGCACGCGGCGCTGGAGCTCGGCACGCGAGCCCTCGACACGTTGTGGGCGAACGTGGGCGTGCTGGACGAAGCGGAGGTCGCGCGCCTCAGCCGGCTGTTCGGCCTCGTCGCGTCGGCGGCCGGCGAGCGCGAACAGGCCATCGTCTGGCTCAACCGCGCGGCCGCGTACTACGCGCAGTCCGGTCTGATGTCGGCGTGGAAGGAGGTCAGCGAGCTTCTCGGGGAGGTCCTGTCCCGCGGGCACTCCCTCCGGACGCAGCGCCTGCACATTCCCTCCCGCACGCGCGACCGCATCCACTACCTGACCAC
Coding sequences:
- a CDS encoding HD domain-containing protein — protein: MTTTTTDDKRAQGAAYFKSRLPIAALHAWSAWRREAEEASDASAFVQASNALSAAYAAIRDYASGREQLEAALAAAEDATVSAEDRAKVHLNLALTLYQTGYLDGALAAALEAWETCGLGATLTLAAQVQVSLSGIHIAREDWEAADRAARAACALADLTHATRLRSRALHNLAMVLLQNGRPEDAEDALVEAIRLANAEGQVADVASHLTELAHVKLRGGEPHAALELGTRALDTLWANVGVLDEAEVARLSRLFGLVASAAGEREQAIVWLNRAAAYYAQSGLMSAWKEVSELLGEVLSRGHSLRTQRLHIPSRTRDRIHYLTTLLSLSDSISSVQPRLGLHSSLVTHYALRLGEAMSLPSDELLALSHAGRFHDIGKIVVALPPFPRREDVIRRPEDERILLHPKTGHEMLAMFPLPAGVLETVRSHHERWDGQGYPDGLAGGAIPRTARVLAVANLYIALTYDVHPTPAYPHDEALRLVAAEAGAGLDPAAADAFLRLHEAETDAGKEGRP